Proteins found in one Candidatus Poribacteria bacterium genomic segment:
- a CDS encoding CRTAC1 family protein has product MRTFVFAFVLIWLCIPTKADVRFTDVTDAAGIEFQHFTGATGKRYMPETMGAGCAFLDYDADGNLDILLANGTNLTLVDPTHTPRLYRNIGNGKFIDVTKAAALDVPMYGMGITVADYDNDTDPDIYFTNVGENRLFRNNGDQTFTDVTEFTNVGDTSWSTSAAFFDADNDGWLDLFVCNYVDWTPETDIPCVVNIAGEMPPPRTYCTPNVYTGQSCRFYRNRGDGTFTDRTSEAGLSNPIGKSLGVTLLDFNRDGWIDLAVANDTEPNLLYRNNGDGTFTDEALVMGIAFSETGKARGSMGIDAADIYNSGGLAITIGNFSNEKTAFFYAEPNDSYFTDRADNVKIGAASHRLLTFGLLFFDCDLDGALDLFCVNGHIEPEVSRYQQHTPYAQMPSLFRNRGDGTFQDIAKHAGLTRASVGRGCAYGDYDNDGDLDLLVSNNGATQTHGKVWLLRNDSTPSYNYLRVRTIGTRSNRDGIGAKIRLTSGNTVQQQMIRTGSSYCSQSEVVLTFGLGNSDIVANLEILWPSGEIDRYVELKANQLIEATEGASEK; this is encoded by the coding sequence ATGCGGACTTTTGTTTTCGCGTTTGTTCTTATCTGGCTATGCATTCCTACGAAAGCAGACGTAAGATTTACGGATGTCACTGACGCAGCGGGTATCGAATTTCAGCACTTCACCGGGGCAACCGGCAAACGTTATATGCCGGAAACAATGGGAGCTGGCTGCGCCTTTTTGGATTACGATGCCGACGGGAACTTGGACATTCTACTCGCGAACGGCACAAATTTGACGCTCGTAGACCCGACCCATACCCCTCGGCTCTACCGAAACATCGGAAACGGAAAGTTTATTGATGTTACCAAAGCAGCAGCACTGGATGTCCCCATGTACGGCATGGGTATAACCGTTGCCGATTACGATAATGATACTGACCCCGACATCTACTTTACCAATGTAGGTGAAAACCGACTCTTCCGAAACAACGGCGACCAGACTTTCACGGATGTTACCGAATTTACAAATGTGGGCGATACAAGTTGGTCGACAAGTGCTGCCTTCTTCGATGCCGACAACGATGGTTGGTTAGATCTCTTTGTTTGCAACTACGTTGATTGGACACCTGAAACTGATATTCCGTGTGTCGTGAATATCGCAGGTGAGATGCCGCCACCGCGCACCTATTGCACGCCGAATGTTTATACCGGGCAATCCTGTCGATTCTATCGTAACCGAGGGGACGGCACGTTTACCGACAGGACATCAGAAGCCGGACTTTCCAACCCGATAGGTAAATCGCTCGGTGTTACGCTTCTGGATTTCAATCGCGATGGTTGGATTGATCTCGCTGTCGCCAACGATACCGAACCTAATCTTCTATACCGGAATAACGGGGACGGCACATTTACCGATGAAGCCCTTGTCATGGGAATCGCCTTCAGCGAGACAGGGAAGGCGCGCGGCAGTATGGGGATTGATGCCGCGGATATTTATAATAGTGGTGGTCTCGCAATCACTATTGGCAATTTTAGCAATGAGAAGACCGCATTCTTTTATGCTGAACCCAATGATTCCTATTTTACGGATAGAGCAGATAACGTAAAAATTGGTGCTGCAAGCCACCGTCTACTAACGTTTGGACTGCTGTTTTTCGATTGTGATTTAGACGGCGCACTTGACCTGTTTTGCGTTAATGGACATATTGAACCAGAGGTGTCGCGCTATCAGCAGCATACCCCGTATGCGCAGATGCCCTCGCTGTTCCGAAATCGTGGTGATGGAACATTTCAAGATATCGCTAAACATGCTGGACTTACACGCGCAAGTGTTGGACGCGGATGCGCTTATGGCGATTACGATAATGACGGTGATCTTGACCTGCTTGTAAGCAACAACGGCGCGACGCAAACGCATGGCAAAGTGTGGCTCCTCCGTAACGACAGTACGCCATCGTATAATTACCTCCGCGTCAGAACAATAGGTACCCGTAGCAACCGTGATGGAATCGGGGCTAAAATCCGATTGACATCAGGCAACACTGTCCAGCAGCAGATGATCCGTACAGGCAGCAGTTACTGTTCTCAAAGTGAAGTGGTATTGACTTTCGGGTTGGGGAACAGTGATATAGTTGCAAACCTTGAAATCCTATGGCCCTCCGGCGAGATAGACCGGTATGTAGAACTCAAAGCGAACCAACTTATAGAGGCAACCGAAGGAGCATCCGAAAAATGA
- a CDS encoding tetratricopeptide repeat protein yields MKLRVYGCLFLTILGLISGCQSNEKTPAKEQSTSATPTKSAVSPSAQDYNNRGTAYQRAGRLQDAASAYQQAIKIKPTLIEAHHNLGTVYVMQGKLTEATVAYKRVIQLRPDMAEAYVDLGRVYGLAGRLDEAIAEYQKALTRDPTLVYAHYGIGLAYRHKGMLPAATVALKQAMVLQPNFTDALMQLGYIYRDTEQFAEAIEAFTTITQIYPKNAKAYHELGVCHTKQDAYPEAVKAFERALQLNPEAVETQNLLRVAQARAARQN; encoded by the coding sequence ATGAAACTGCGAGTATATGGATGTCTCTTTCTGACAATTTTAGGGCTAATTAGCGGATGCCAAAGTAACGAAAAAACGCCAGCAAAAGAACAGTCTACGTCCGCAACACCGACGAAATCAGCGGTTTCACCCTCTGCACAGGACTACAATAACCGAGGAACCGCTTACCAACGTGCCGGTAGACTCCAAGACGCGGCATCGGCTTACCAGCAAGCTATTAAGATAAAGCCGACGTTGATTGAGGCACATCATAATTTAGGCACAGTGTATGTCATGCAGGGGAAGCTTACCGAAGCGACTGTTGCGTATAAGCGTGTTATCCAATTACGCCCTGACATGGCGGAGGCTTATGTGGACTTAGGCAGAGTCTATGGATTAGCGGGACGGCTTGATGAGGCTATCGCCGAATACCAGAAGGCACTCACGCGTGATCCAACGCTCGTCTACGCGCATTATGGGATTGGTCTCGCTTACAGGCATAAAGGCATGTTACCAGCAGCCACAGTCGCACTCAAGCAGGCGATGGTCCTGCAACCAAACTTCACCGATGCGTTGATGCAGCTTGGCTACATCTACCGAGACACAGAACAGTTCGCCGAAGCAATAGAAGCCTTCACGACAATAACGCAAATCTATCCGAAAAACGCGAAAGCGTATCACGAACTCGGTGTATGCCATACAAAACAGGACGCATACCCCGAAGCCGTCAAGGCTTTTGAAAGAGCTTTACAACTAAATCCCGAAGCAGTTGAGACGCAGAACTTACTGCGGGTAGCTCAGGCACGCGCCGCGCGTCAAAATTAA
- a CDS encoding cohesin domain-containing protein: MVYTTQVSGQEVSTSLAEQVFQEYQELLQREDVQEVLPTVLIELKKSENQSLLTPATINAVLDDPDILKTLIPDISDEFITLLKEDTDIQMMLRDPDVQTLLQDSEAIDELASLLEIEAFTLAPLIFDRYQMLFEREDIRELLPDVLTILKHPDTQALLQPATIKLVAEDPDLLKTIAPEIEDRFIMLLKDDVEVKAFINDPEVHTLLQNPAEIDELARLLSVEPPLIVVSIVPASIESPGIGEQFSITVDIANAQNVAGYQLSLQFDSAALQYISWEQGTYLPGALFSLPATVGTDEITLASTARTAADATQGTLLTITFEVVAVKASTLSLSEAILSSRIGTELLVTTEDGEIVEPPTLPWDVNKDGVINILDLTLVAANFGQTGPTPADVNGDNVVNILDLTLVASHFGE; encoded by the coding sequence TTGGTTTACACAACTCAGGTTTCCGGTCAAGAGGTTTCGACTTCGCTCGCTGAACAGGTATTTCAAGAATACCAAGAACTTCTACAACGAGAAGATGTTCAAGAAGTCTTGCCAACAGTTCTTATTGAGCTCAAGAAATCGGAGAACCAATCGCTTTTAACGCCTGCGACTATAAACGCAGTACTGGATGATCCGGACATCCTCAAGACCCTTATACCGGATATCAGTGATGAATTTATAACGTTGTTAAAAGAGGATACTGACATCCAAATGATGCTTAGGGATCCTGATGTTCAAACGTTACTCCAAGATAGTGAAGCGATCGATGAACTTGCCAGTCTACTTGAAATAGAAGCATTCACACTTGCACCACTGATTTTTGACAGGTATCAAATGCTTTTTGAACGCGAGGATATTCGGGAGCTGCTGCCGGACGTTCTCACAATACTCAAGCATCCAGATACACAAGCACTATTGCAACCTGCTACGATCAAACTGGTAGCAGAGGATCCAGACCTACTGAAAACAATCGCTCCAGAGATCGAGGATAGATTCATAATGCTCCTCAAGGACGACGTGGAGGTTAAGGCGTTCATCAATGATCCGGAAGTTCATACGTTACTCCAGAACCCTGCGGAAATTGATGAACTTGCGAGACTCCTCAGCGTCGAACCACCCTTAATTGTTGTCAGTATAGTACCTGCTTCGATTGAATCGCCTGGTATTGGTGAACAGTTCAGTATCACTGTTGATATTGCTAACGCCCAAAATGTAGCAGGTTATCAGCTATCACTTCAATTCGACTCGGCGGCACTTCAATATATCTCATGGGAACAGGGAACGTACCTTCCGGGTGCCCTCTTTTCCCTCCCTGCGACTGTTGGCACAGACGAGATAACTCTTGCATCGACAGCCCGCACGGCAGCAGATGCCACGCAAGGCACCTTATTGACGATAACGTTTGAAGTAGTCGCTGTAAAAGCCTCGACGCTTTCATTAAGCGAGGCCATCCTTTCGAGTCGTATCGGAACAGAGCTTCTTGTAACGACCGAAGATGGTGAAATCGTTGAGCCACCAACACTGCCGTGGGATGTTAACAAAGATGGTGTAATCAATATTCTGGATTTGACTTTGGTAGCAGCGAATTTTGGGCAGACGGGACCTACACCCGCTGATGTCAATGGAGATAACGTTGTGAATATCTTAGATTTAACACTGGTTGCGAGCCATTTTGGTGAATAG
- a CDS encoding phytanoyl-CoA dioxygenase family protein yields the protein MLTQEQVDFYNENGYLKVDQLFAPEETKELASEMVQIINNWGQETIGWPGPWRTRYLKEEDQQTTKAVFMHNPHFYSATWGRVIFHERLTGAVRSLIGDTIQWHHTVLHAKPPEKGTPFPMHQDYPFYPHDGLDFVDCLVHLDDAPFESGALRVVPGSHKEGPREHITGEGTAPHLPTDKFHPDFIDSIPIPAKAGDVIFFSYCLIHWSEVNRTDQWRKAVRFGYHTPEMRPVGRAPEEPYNNIMAGGFKLNPTSGEVMA from the coding sequence ATGCTAACGCAAGAACAGGTTGACTTTTACAATGAGAACGGCTATCTCAAGGTTGACCAACTTTTCGCACCAGAGGAGACGAAAGAACTGGCATCCGAAATGGTGCAGATTATTAATAACTGGGGACAGGAGACAATCGGTTGGCCGGGTCCTTGGCGGACACGCTATCTCAAAGAAGAGGATCAGCAGACGACGAAGGCTGTCTTTATGCACAACCCACACTTCTACTCGGCTACATGGGGTAGAGTGATCTTTCACGAAAGACTGACAGGTGCTGTGCGCTCACTTATCGGTGATACGATCCAGTGGCATCATACGGTACTCCATGCGAAGCCGCCGGAAAAAGGCACACCGTTCCCGATGCATCAGGATTATCCGTTCTATCCACACGATGGTCTCGACTTCGTTGATTGCCTCGTCCATCTCGATGATGCCCCGTTTGAAAGTGGCGCGCTGCGGGTTGTTCCCGGTAGTCATAAAGAGGGACCTCGCGAACACATTACAGGTGAAGGTACTGCCCCGCATCTGCCGACTGATAAATTTCATCCAGATTTCATTGATTCAATCCCGATACCTGCAAAAGCGGGTGATGTGATTTTCTTCAGTTACTGCCTCATCCACTGGTCGGAAGTCAATAGAACAGATCAGTGGCGGAAAGCGGTTCGATTCGGGTATCACACCCCAGAGATGCGTCCCGTTGGACGTGCGCCAGAAGAGCCCTACAACAATATTATGGCAGGCGGGTTCAAATTGAATCCAACATCTGGCGAGGTAATGGCTTAG
- a CDS encoding RNA polymerase sigma factor has product MENDAQLIRRILSGDDDAFDTLVRRHQRGVHALAWRKVSDFHYAEEITQDTFLQAYKKLSTLKNPNQFAGWLYVIANRLCINWIQRHKPAMQSLEDTPMAEIEESSYTHYAAEQRDAEGTEHRYAIAEKLLSKLPYFIVKSENNFTLVA; this is encoded by the coding sequence GTGGAAAACGATGCTCAACTGATTCGCAGAATTCTGTCAGGCGACGATGATGCTTTCGATACTTTAGTCCGAAGGCACCAAAGGGGTGTTCACGCGCTCGCATGGCGGAAGGTTAGCGATTTTCACTATGCCGAAGAAATTACACAAGATACCTTTCTTCAAGCATACAAAAAACTCTCGACACTCAAAAATCCGAATCAATTTGCGGGGTGGCTCTACGTCATCGCAAATCGACTTTGCATTAATTGGATCCAAAGACACAAACCTGCGATGCAGTCGCTGGAGGACACGCCTATGGCAGAAATAGAAGAATCTTCTTATACCCATTACGCCGCGGAACAGCGCGACGCAGAAGGCACCGAGCATCGTTATGCAATCGCCGAAAAACTTTTGTCCAAACTGCCATATTTTATAGTAAAATCCGAAAATAATTTTACACTTGTAGCCTAA
- a CDS encoding transposase, which produces MTLEIPQIVEYYRQRWHLETAFRDAKQHFGFDAYRTKSRKSINRFVQLSFVAASLTKLLFTTPNATQKAISVEKVCQRLGIHWYRPKKLTQGLRVAYLRSQMAVASFSAKFKEKTNSQNIKMSFQDDTPLPFDKAA; this is translated from the coding sequence TTGACGCTTGAGATACCCCAGATCGTTGAATACTATCGCCAAAGGTGGCATCTCGAAACTGCCTTTCGAGATGCCAAGCAGCATTTCGGATTTGATGCCTATCGCACCAAATCTCGGAAAAGCATCAATCGGTTCGTCCAACTCAGTTTTGTCGCAGCGAGTCTCACAAAGTTGTTATTCACAACACCCAACGCTACGCAGAAAGCGATAAGTGTTGAGAAAGTCTGTCAACGTCTCGGCATTCATTGGTATCGTCCAAAGAAACTTACACAAGGCTTACGGGTGGCTTATCTACGCTCACAAATGGCGGTGGCTTCATTTTCTGCCAAGTTCAAAGAAAAAACAAACTCGCAGAATATTAAGATGAGTTTTCAAGACGATACACCCCTGCCTTTTGACAAGGCAGCATAA
- a CDS encoding FGGY family carbohydrate kinase, translated as MSLLGIDVGTTGCKVIAFREDGTLLAQAYGEYPLTHPQPGWSELDANVVWENIATGIQQVATETKSDPIEAISVASQGEAVTPVSADGQILANAITTFDARTAGICDELKQHITPLEVMQITGMPISDIHTLPKLIWIQRNQPDIYRQVSKFLGFEDFVYFKLGIPPMVDYSLAARTMAFDIIDKCWSEKMLGLADVDATLFPETAPSGTVIGEVSAKVADELGLPQGVVCVTGGHDQPCGALGAGIIRSGEVMDATGTVECIAPAFTEPVINQQMIDGNFACYPHVVDGLYVTLGFVSSGGVVLRWYRDTLAQAELAQAAAEGRDVYDILLEDIPDSPGTVMVLPHFTGSGTPYLDLESKGAIVGLTLSTTKGELVKAVLEGISYEIKQNLAMLQDAGVVINEVRAIGGGAKSERWLQLKADMFGKKVIALDISEGVCLGTAILSGTAIGKYDSVETAVEQLVTPRDVYYPREALAQQYDEKLKAYAQIYPALRSLNYEL; from the coding sequence ATGAGTCTTTTGGGGATTGATGTTGGCACGACAGGGTGTAAAGTCATCGCATTTCGTGAGGACGGGACGCTGCTTGCACAAGCGTATGGGGAATATCCGTTGACCCATCCGCAACCCGGTTGGTCGGAACTCGACGCGAATGTCGTCTGGGAAAACATCGCGACCGGCATTCAGCAGGTTGCAACAGAAACGAAATCCGATCCTATTGAGGCAATCAGCGTCGCCTCACAGGGTGAAGCCGTAACACCAGTGTCTGCAGACGGACAGATTTTAGCGAACGCGATTACGACTTTCGATGCGCGCACAGCAGGCATCTGCGACGAACTAAAGCAACACATAACGCCTCTTGAGGTGATGCAAATCACCGGGATGCCGATAAGCGATATCCATACCCTCCCGAAACTGATCTGGATACAACGGAATCAACCTGACATCTATCGGCAGGTATCAAAGTTCCTCGGTTTTGAAGATTTTGTCTACTTCAAACTCGGTATTCCGCCTATGGTGGACTATTCCCTCGCGGCACGCACGATGGCTTTTGACATTATCGACAAATGCTGGTCAGAAAAAATGCTCGGCTTGGCGGATGTAGACGCGACGCTTTTCCCTGAGACCGCACCGTCAGGGACCGTCATCGGTGAGGTGAGTGCCAAGGTTGCTGACGAACTCGGTCTTCCGCAAGGTGTCGTCTGTGTTACAGGTGGACACGACCAACCCTGTGGTGCATTGGGCGCAGGGATCATTCGGAGTGGTGAGGTCATGGACGCAACCGGCACCGTTGAATGTATCGCACCCGCCTTCACAGAACCTGTCATTAATCAACAGATGATAGACGGGAACTTTGCCTGTTATCCGCATGTTGTTGATGGATTGTATGTCACACTCGGTTTCGTATCAAGCGGCGGCGTTGTGCTACGATGGTATAGAGATACCCTCGCGCAAGCAGAACTCGCCCAAGCAGCCGCAGAAGGACGCGATGTCTATGACATACTGTTGGAAGATATTCCCGATTCCCCGGGGACAGTAATGGTACTACCCCACTTTACCGGGTCAGGGACACCTTATCTTGACTTAGAATCGAAAGGCGCGATTGTCGGATTAACACTTTCGACAACCAAAGGTGAACTCGTCAAAGCGGTATTGGAAGGCATCAGTTACGAGATTAAACAAAATCTGGCTATGTTACAAGACGCAGGCGTTGTCATAAACGAGGTGCGTGCTATCGGTGGTGGTGCGAAATCTGAGAGGTGGCTGCAACTCAAAGCCGATATGTTTGGCAAAAAGGTCATCGCTCTGGATATATCAGAAGGTGTCTGTCTCGGCACTGCTATCCTCTCAGGCACAGCGATAGGCAAGTACGATTCCGTTGAAACAGCCGTCGAACAGTTAGTCACACCCCGTGATGTATACTATCCGCGCGAGGCACTCGCGCAACAGTACGATGAAAAGTTGAAGGCATACGCACAGATTTATCCCGCACTTCGCAGCCTGAATTATGAATTGTAA
- a CDS encoding ROK family protein, whose amino-acid sequence METHVVGIDIGGTKLATVVADSTGHILSKVRKPTLAEKGPEYALQLLFHMVRETVDLAGLTQESVSAIGVSCGGPLDTKTGVVYSPPNLPGWDALPLKAQLESEFHIPVTIENDANASALAEFRFGGGRGYNAVLYMTMSTGIGGGIVIDGQIYHGANDSAGEVGHQILLPDGPLCGCGKRGCLEALCSGPAIARRAQDAIREQLANGKASATTLLNLANNSIENVKSEHVLQAARMGDVLALQLVDETAYYMGWGIANLVNILNPDIVLLGTIAIAAGNLLLTPIRKTVSEFAMARPAETVKIAPAQLGDALGDLAAIALVV is encoded by the coding sequence ATGGAAACACACGTTGTCGGAATTGACATCGGCGGTACTAAACTTGCCACTGTTGTCGCGGATAGCACTGGGCACATCCTTAGCAAAGTCCGCAAACCGACGCTCGCAGAAAAGGGACCGGAATACGCCCTTCAATTACTATTTCATATGGTGCGTGAAACAGTTGACTTGGCAGGTTTGACGCAGGAATCGGTTTCAGCAATAGGTGTGAGTTGTGGCGGTCCTTTGGATACGAAAACCGGGGTCGTTTATTCACCACCGAATTTGCCTGGCTGGGACGCGCTGCCCCTTAAAGCGCAGCTTGAATCCGAATTCCACATTCCAGTGACGATCGAAAACGATGCGAATGCAAGTGCACTCGCAGAATTCAGGTTCGGTGGTGGGCGCGGTTACAATGCCGTACTCTATATGACGATGAGTACGGGAATCGGCGGCGGTATTGTTATTGATGGACAGATTTATCACGGAGCCAACGATAGTGCAGGCGAGGTTGGACATCAGATATTGCTACCCGACGGACCACTTTGTGGGTGTGGTAAACGTGGCTGTCTTGAAGCACTCTGTTCGGGTCCTGCAATCGCACGTCGTGCCCAAGATGCGATACGAGAACAACTCGCAAATGGAAAGGCATCAGCGACAACCCTCTTAAATCTTGCCAACAACAGTATCGAAAATGTTAAGTCTGAGCATGTACTCCAAGCGGCGCGGATGGGGGATGTTCTGGCTTTGCAACTCGTTGACGAGACCGCATATTATATGGGATGGGGTATCGCGAATTTGGTAAACATTTTGAATCCTGACATCGTTTTATTAGGAACTATTGCAATCGCTGCGGGTAACCTTTTACTTACTCCGATTCGGAAGACGGTTTCAGAATTTGCTATGGCACGTCCCGCAGAAACTGTTAAAATTGCGCCAGCACAGTTAGGGGACGCATTAGGCGACCTCGCCGCTATCGCATTGGTCGTCTGA
- a CDS encoding SIS domain-containing protein, with protein sequence MERIQNYISHLQGVLERLSLEDVQRSIDVIMDAYHAEKQIFVIGNGGSASTASHLACDLGKGTSVPGKPRFRVISLTDNVATMSAWSNDVSYEDVFVEQLKNLVNPGDVVIGISASGNSENVIRAMQHASEIGCKTIGWSGFGGGTLATICDVNVIVDSNHYGPVEDVHLILNHVLHVWVREELTST encoded by the coding sequence ATGGAGAGAATTCAGAACTACATTTCGCATCTTCAGGGTGTTTTGGAACGACTTTCCTTGGAAGATGTCCAACGTTCCATAGATGTTATTATGGACGCATATCACGCCGAAAAACAAATTTTTGTGATTGGCAATGGCGGAAGTGCCTCAACAGCGTCGCACCTCGCTTGTGATCTCGGAAAAGGCACGAGCGTCCCCGGGAAACCTCGCTTCCGAGTCATCAGCCTGACAGACAACGTCGCAACAATGAGCGCGTGGTCTAACGATGTATCCTATGAAGATGTCTTTGTCGAACAACTGAAAAATCTTGTGAACCCCGGAGATGTCGTTATCGGTATCAGTGCAAGTGGGAACTCTGAGAACGTAATCCGTGCAATGCAGCATGCCAGCGAGATTGGGTGCAAAACGATCGGATGGAGTGGATTCGGCGGCGGTACCTTAGCGACAATTTGTGATGTGAATGTTATTGTAGATAGCAATCACTATGGTCCCGTCGAGGATGTCCATTTAATTCTGAATCACGTCCTTCACGTCTGGGTCCGAGAAGAGTTGACATCAACCTAA
- the floA gene encoding flotillin-like protein FloA (flotillin-like protein involved in membrane lipid rafts), with amino-acid sequence MTPTIVAIIAVVILLFLITLSWLVPIGLWITAIAAGVKVGIFDLVAMRLRRVPPAAIVEPQINATKAGLSLSLDDLEAHFLAGGRVASVVAALIAADKANIELGFAQAAAIDLAGRDVLQAVQVSVTPEIIDIPSQDDASTGITAVARDGIQLIVKARVTVRADIDRLVGGATEDTIRARVGEGIITTIGSSGSHKEVLENPVRISETVLDKGLAAGTAFEILSIDIADINVGENVGAKLQTDQAEAELKIARAKAEEQRARAQAEEEENKALVEEMTIKLIEADAEVPLAIADTLTSERMSVMDYYELRNILADTEMRQSIASPVTEGQEIDTTRSSHSLGLS; translated from the coding sequence ATGACACCAACAATTGTTGCGATTATCGCTGTTGTGATACTCCTATTTCTAATTACGCTTAGCTGGCTCGTCCCAATCGGGTTGTGGATTACTGCTATTGCGGCGGGTGTTAAGGTCGGAATTTTCGATCTCGTTGCGATGCGTTTGCGGCGTGTCCCACCCGCTGCGATTGTGGAACCACAGATTAACGCAACGAAGGCAGGGTTAAGCCTGTCTCTTGATGATCTTGAAGCACATTTTCTCGCCGGGGGGCGTGTCGCAAGTGTTGTCGCCGCACTTATCGCAGCAGACAAAGCGAACATTGAACTCGGCTTCGCACAAGCCGCCGCAATTGACCTCGCAGGTAGGGATGTCTTGCAAGCCGTCCAGGTCAGTGTTACACCAGAGATTATTGATATTCCCAGTCAAGACGATGCCAGTACCGGCATCACTGCTGTTGCCCGGGACGGTATCCAGTTAATTGTGAAGGCACGCGTTACAGTCCGAGCAGATATCGACCGGCTCGTCGGCGGTGCTACCGAAGATACCATCCGGGCAAGGGTCGGTGAAGGCATTATCACTACGATCGGCTCATCCGGAAGCCACAAGGAAGTTTTAGAAAACCCAGTCCGTATTTCAGAAACAGTTCTTGATAAAGGCTTAGCCGCCGGAACCGCATTTGAGATTCTGTCTATTGATATTGCAGATATAAATGTCGGCGAGAACGTGGGTGCAAAATTACAGACCGATCAAGCGGAAGCGGAACTCAAAATTGCACGTGCAAAGGCTGAAGAGCAACGCGCTCGCGCACAAGCGGAAGAGGAAGAGAATAAGGCACTCGTTGAAGAAATGACAATTAAACTCATTGAGGCTGACGCTGAAGTGCCGCTCGCGATCGCTGACACGCTTACCTCCGAAAGAATGAGCGTCATGGATTATTACGAACTCAGGAATATCCTCGCGGATACGGAGATGCGACAGTCCATCGCCTCGCCTGTTACTGAAGGACAAGAGATAGACACAACGCGTTCTTCGCACTCACTCGGACTTTCATAG